Proteins found in one Mucilaginibacter gracilis genomic segment:
- a CDS encoding YebC/PmpR family DNA-binding transcriptional regulator — protein MGRAFEFRKERKFKRWAKMAIQFTRLGKEIVMAVKEGGADPATNSRLRTVIQNSKAVNMPKDRVDAAIKRASNKDESNYEELVYEGYAPHGVPVLVETATDNTNRTVANVRSYFTKTGGSLGKTGSLDFIFTRKSIFRFEPAEHDLEELEFELIDSGLEELYLETDENGHDIAVAQTAFEDFGRMQKALEEKGIEVKSAKLERIAQSHTSVTEEQAVDVMKLIDRLEEDDDVLAVYHNMEE, from the coding sequence ATGGGAAGAGCATTCGAATTCCGTAAAGAGAGAAAATTTAAAAGATGGGCCAAAATGGCCATCCAGTTTACCCGTTTGGGGAAAGAAATTGTAATGGCCGTTAAAGAAGGCGGTGCCGACCCTGCCACAAACTCGCGTTTACGCACCGTTATACAAAACTCCAAGGCGGTTAACATGCCTAAGGATAGGGTTGACGCGGCCATTAAACGCGCATCTAATAAAGACGAATCAAACTACGAAGAGCTGGTTTACGAAGGTTATGCGCCACACGGCGTACCCGTACTGGTTGAAACCGCTACCGATAATACCAACCGCACCGTAGCCAACGTGCGCAGTTATTTTACCAAAACCGGCGGTAGTTTGGGCAAAACCGGCTCGCTCGATTTTATATTCACCCGTAAATCAATATTTAGGTTTGAGCCTGCCGAGCATGATTTGGAAGAACTTGAATTTGAACTGATAGATTCGGGTTTAGAAGAACTATACCTTGAAACCGACGAAAACGGCCACGACATAGCCGTAGCCCAAACCGCCTTTGAAGATTTTGGCAGGATGCAAAAAGCTTTGGAAGAAAAAGGTATAGAAGTAAAATCGGCCAAGCTGGAGCGTATTGCACAATCGCACACATCGGTTACCGAAGAACAGGCCGTTGACGTAATGAAATTAATAGACAGGCTGGAAGAGGACGACGACGTATTGGCAGTTTACCATAATATGGAAGAATGA
- a CDS encoding DUF885 domain-containing protein → MKNYLFALLLILSITGCKKDGAGADDGNSPFDTFKQQFIDGLWKQNPDWASSVGYHKYDSVLVVPTDGSRAAQKAFYQSMQAQLASFDLSKLPPLNQIDYRLIQNQLQSSIWQIDTLKQYQWDPSSYNVIGSFAFILNEQYAPLTTRLKSFYQKMENIPTYYEEAKKQIKNPVPELTSLAAEQHLGGVSVIEKDFGDSLKKTKIPLAEQKLMLARVKTSVAAINSFAQWLKDFKNPTPRSFRLGKDFYAQKFKYDVQSAYSAKQIYDSAVVRKRYLHGQMYKISKQLWPQYFGKKAMPADTLLLIGKIIDTLSVKHVKPEDFQSAIEKTLPQLVDFVKQKNLLYIDPSKPLIVRKEPGYMAGVAGASCSSPGPYDKGGNTYFNVGSLAGWPKEKAESYLREYNQYMLQILCIHEAIPGHYTQLVYANQSPSLIKSILGNGAMIEGWAVYTEQMMLDNGFGNNDPGMWMMWYKWNLRSVCNTIVDYGVHTGTLTRDDVIKMLTKQAFQQQAEAEGKWKRVSVSSVQLTSYYTGYKEITDLRDAYKKKMGTTYKLKEFNEKFLSYGSAPVKYIRELMLAK, encoded by the coding sequence ATGAAGAATTACCTTTTCGCCTTATTGCTCATTTTATCAATAACAGGTTGTAAAAAAGATGGTGCCGGTGCCGACGACGGCAACTCGCCTTTTGATACCTTTAAACAACAATTTATTGATGGCCTTTGGAAACAAAACCCCGATTGGGCAAGCAGTGTAGGTTACCATAAATACGACAGCGTGCTGGTTGTACCCACCGATGGCAGCCGCGCCGCACAAAAGGCTTTTTACCAAAGCATGCAGGCCCAATTAGCATCGTTTGATTTGAGTAAGCTACCACCACTAAACCAGATAGATTACCGATTGATACAAAACCAATTACAATCATCAATATGGCAAATTGATACGCTTAAACAATACCAGTGGGACCCATCATCATACAATGTAATAGGCAGTTTCGCCTTTATTTTAAACGAGCAGTATGCGCCGCTAACCACGCGCCTAAAAAGCTTTTATCAAAAGATGGAAAATATACCGACTTATTATGAGGAAGCAAAAAAGCAGATAAAAAACCCGGTGCCAGAGCTAACCAGTTTAGCTGCAGAACAGCACCTTGGTGGTGTATCGGTAATAGAAAAAGATTTTGGCGATTCGCTTAAAAAAACCAAGATACCCCTGGCCGAACAAAAATTAATGCTGGCGCGGGTAAAAACTTCGGTAGCGGCTATTAACAGCTTTGCGCAGTGGTTAAAAGATTTTAAGAACCCTACCCCACGCAGTTTCCGTTTGGGGAAAGATTTTTATGCACAAAAGTTTAAATACGATGTACAATCGGCCTACAGTGCCAAACAGATATACGATTCGGCAGTGGTACGCAAACGTTACCTGCACGGGCAAATGTATAAAATAAGCAAGCAGCTTTGGCCGCAATATTTTGGCAAAAAAGCCATGCCTGCCGATACCTTGTTATTGATAGGTAAAATAATTGACACCCTATCGGTTAAGCATGTTAAACCGGAGGATTTCCAATCGGCAATAGAAAAAACGCTGCCACAACTGGTTGATTTTGTAAAGCAAAAAAACCTGCTGTATATCGACCCAAGTAAGCCCCTTATTGTACGCAAGGAACCGGGTTACATGGCGGGTGTGGCGGGCGCATCGTGCAGTTCGCCGGGGCCGTATGATAAAGGGGGCAACACCTATTTTAACGTAGGCAGCCTTGCCGGCTGGCCAAAAGAAAAGGCCGAAAGTTACTTGCGCGAATACAACCAGTACATGCTACAGATACTGTGTATACACGAAGCTATACCGGGGCACTATACCCAGTTGGTGTATGCTAACCAATCGCCAAGTTTAATAAAATCGATATTAGGGAACGGTGCCATGATTGAGGGCTGGGCGGTTTACACCGAACAGATGATGCTTGATAATGGCTTTGGCAATAACGACCCCGGCATGTGGATGATGTGGTATAAATGGAACCTACGGTCGGTTTGTAATACCATTGTGGATTATGGCGTACATACCGGCACCTTAACGCGCGATGATGTGATTAAAATGCTTACCAAACAGGCATTTCAGCAACAGGCCGAGGCCGAAGGCAAATGGAAACGCGTAAGCGTAAGCAGCGTGCAGCTAACCAGCTATTACACCGGATACAAAGAAATTACCGACCTGCGCGATGCCTACAAAAAGAAAATGGGCACCACTTATAAGCTTAAAGAATTTAACGAAAAGTTTTTAAGTTACGGAAGCGCGCCGGTTAAGTATATCAGGGAGTTGATGCTGGCGAAGTAG
- a CDS encoding carboxypeptidase regulatory-like domain-containing protein, which yields MIFKKHILALSVLIAFFHLSAHSQQDTMSIKTIIDKTNKFTHSYPLEKVYLHTDKPYYSVGDTIWFKAYVTIGLHQPSVLSKIVYVDVLNGRDTLVQALKLQLFNGTATGSMPITQALFKQGNYHLSAYTNWMRNFDPAYFFNKTITIANPIDNEVFTTASFSGSEKNKQQKVNARIQFKDVFGNPYANKKVSWLINNDDDKPLKGKETTDANGFLNLAITVGKSPVLASNYLSATIETGSKKQVNKLFSLRTAVAEPDIQFFPEGGALVSGTRTKVAFKAINSAGLGIDVKGTIVDNTGATVTDFKSQHLGMGFALFVPEDGKTYKANVTYADGTQNTLDLPKVQSAGVSLAVYNSNTSDTLNVKVTASNAFFEQNKNKVLYLVGQTSGVICYAAKTTLQTAMFSALISKNRFPSGVTQFTLFSDNGTPLSERVTFVQQNDKLNLSLTPSAKTYGPRKQVKMQVMAKNATTPVEASLSVAVVDETKVPFDEDAETTILTSFLLSSDLKGYIEKPNYYFRNPTPKTAADLDVLMLTQGYRRFSYPDILKNLQPRIYVLPEQGIEITGTLRNSTGMPIAKGNVRLQIPDKYYSTQTTTNMSGEFRFSNLILPDSTQVIINARNNVNANNLMIMLNGTSFQVVTPNFNYPDEVMNIDTALYPYIQNTKRQYNSSHTLKEVEIKEQVFVKKPGYQDFSNLTGLGFPDHTIDGSRLKDCPNFAMCLQTMLMGLTYDNFNFYITRDYSQGQKSTPVAIYFNGMQVDYNYIAGLTSPNIESVEVFLNDGVSGINKLNNTKGVIEITTKVMPKGQKITKDQLAELFPPKYIAKIMPKGYNVSREFYSPKYSGPANVLQHADLRSTIYWNAHLNTDKTGATSFDFFTADNRGTYKAIIEGIDADGNIGRTVYRFKVQ from the coding sequence ATGATTTTCAAAAAACACATACTTGCCCTTTCGGTTCTCATTGCTTTTTTTCATCTGTCTGCCCATTCGCAGCAAGATACCATGAGCATTAAAACTATAATAGATAAAACCAATAAATTTACGCACAGTTACCCTTTAGAAAAGGTTTATTTGCATACCGATAAACCCTACTATTCTGTTGGCGATACCATTTGGTTTAAAGCCTATGTAACTATTGGTTTGCACCAGCCATCGGTACTCAGTAAAATTGTTTATGTTGATGTGCTTAACGGGCGCGATACCTTAGTGCAGGCCTTAAAACTACAGCTTTTTAATGGTACAGCAACCGGCAGTATGCCCATTACACAGGCGTTATTTAAGCAAGGCAATTACCATTTAAGTGCCTACACCAACTGGATGCGTAATTTTGACCCTGCTTACTTTTTTAACAAAACAATAACCATTGCCAACCCAATTGATAACGAGGTGTTTACTACGGCATCCTTTTCGGGATCAGAAAAAAATAAACAGCAAAAGGTAAACGCCCGCATACAGTTTAAAGATGTTTTTGGTAACCCGTATGCCAATAAAAAGGTAAGCTGGTTAATTAATAACGATGATGATAAACCGCTAAAAGGTAAAGAAACAACTGATGCAAACGGTTTTCTTAACTTGGCCATAACTGTTGGTAAATCGCCGGTGCTGGCTTCAAATTATTTATCAGCCACTATCGAAACCGGTAGCAAAAAACAGGTAAATAAATTGTTTTCGCTACGTACTGCGGTGGCCGAGCCCGATATTCAGTTTTTTCCGGAGGGCGGGGCATTGGTAAGCGGCACGCGTACTAAAGTTGCCTTTAAGGCAATAAACTCGGCCGGACTGGGTATTGATGTAAAAGGTACAATAGTTGATAACACAGGCGCCACCGTAACCGATTTTAAATCGCAGCACCTGGGTATGGGCTTCGCTCTTTTTGTTCCCGAAGATGGCAAAACCTACAAAGCCAATGTAACCTATGCCGATGGCACGCAAAACACGTTAGATTTGCCCAAAGTGCAATCGGCAGGTGTTTCGTTAGCGGTTTACAACAGCAACACCTCCGATACCTTAAATGTAAAGGTGACAGCGAGCAATGCGTTTTTTGAGCAAAACAAAAATAAGGTACTTTACTTAGTTGGCCAAACATCGGGAGTGATATGCTATGCAGCCAAAACTACCCTGCAAACAGCCATGTTTTCGGCCTTAATATCTAAAAATAGGTTTCCATCGGGTGTTACTCAATTTACTTTGTTTTCCGACAATGGTACACCCTTGAGCGAGCGTGTTACCTTTGTGCAGCAAAACGACAAGCTAAACCTAAGCCTAACGCCTTCGGCAAAAACCTATGGGCCGCGCAAACAGGTAAAAATGCAGGTAATGGCAAAAAATGCCACTACACCGGTAGAGGCCAGCTTATCGGTAGCTGTGGTTGACGAAACTAAGGTGCCTTTTGACGAAGATGCCGAAACCACCATATTAACAAGTTTCCTGCTATCGTCGGACTTGAAAGGTTATATCGAAAAGCCAAATTATTATTTCAGGAATCCAACACCAAAAACCGCTGCCGATTTAGATGTGCTGATGCTTACCCAGGGTTACAGGCGTTTTTCGTACCCGGATATTTTAAAAAATTTACAACCCCGCATATACGTACTGCCCGAGCAGGGCATTGAAATAACCGGAACGCTGCGCAATTCAACCGGTATGCCTATAGCCAAAGGCAACGTGCGCTTGCAGATACCCGATAAGTATTATTCTACACAAACCACAACAAACATGTCGGGCGAGTTTAGGTTTTCCAATCTGATACTGCCCGATTCTACTCAGGTAATTATAAATGCACGCAATAACGTTAATGCCAACAACCTCATGATTATGTTAAACGGTACATCCTTCCAGGTTGTAACCCCTAATTTTAATTATCCCGACGAAGTGATGAATATTGATACCGCTTTGTACCCATACATCCAAAATACCAAGCGCCAGTATAACAGTTCGCACACTTTAAAAGAGGTTGAAATTAAAGAGCAGGTTTTTGTTAAAAAGCCGGGCTACCAGGATTTTTCTAACTTAACCGGCCTGGGTTTTCCCGACCATACTATTGATGGTAGCCGCTTAAAAGATTGCCCTAATTTTGCCATGTGCCTGCAAACCATGCTAATGGGGTTAACTTACGATAACTTTAACTTTTACATCACGCGCGATTATTCGCAGGGGCAAAAATCAACCCCGGTGGCCATATACTTTAACGGTATGCAGGTTGATTACAACTACATAGCCGGTTTAACATCGCCAAATATCGAATCGGTAGAGGTGTTTTTGAACGACGGTGTTAGTGGTATTAACAAGCTTAATAACACAAAAGGTGTTATTGAAATAACTACCAAGGTAATGCCAAAAGGGCAAAAAATAACTAAAGACCAACTGGCAGAGCTGTTTCCGCCCAAGTATATTGCCAAAATTATGCCCAAGGGTTATAATGTGAGCCGCGAATTTTATTCGCCCAAATATTCGGGCCCGGCAAACGTTTTACAACATGCCGATTTAAGGAGTACCATTTACTGGAACGCCCACTTAAACACCGATAAAACAGGTGCCACATCGTTCGACTTTTTTACCGCCGACAACCGCGGAACCTATAAGGCCATAATAGAAGGCATTGATGCCGATGGTAACATAGGCCGAACGGTTTACCGTTTTAAGGTGCAGTAG
- a CDS encoding alpha/beta fold hydrolase: protein MIKLITLCLALLLTATFTHAQTTEQAADRTAIAQIQRYYNNNKPDSLYNLFDPIMKSALPVDKVSALFDQMKAQLGPLKQTTFMQYANGAAVYKGEYQNDALLIILSLSSLKQVNGLYFKPNKPIPPSAAPNKSADVKPASVETVDPSVTESPIVLKTLAGTLSGTLTMPKDAPEKLPLVLIIAGSGPTDRNGNSTQGLNTNTYKYIAEGLGKAGIASVRYDKRGIGKSTSSSKEADTKFTDFVDDASAMLLSLKEDKRFSKFVILGHSEGSLIGMITAYSEPVNGMISVAGAGRPAYDVLIEQMKVKPPAVQEEFKGILDSLRKGKTVPRVDPALYFIARPSIQNYLMTWISYDPVRVIKKIKTSVLILQGTTDTQVTVADAEKLKKGKSEATLKIIDGMNHVLKAAPADPEKNQATYNDPSLPIKPEFMTAVIDFIKVLK, encoded by the coding sequence ATGATAAAATTAATAACACTTTGTTTGGCCCTGCTGCTTACTGCAACCTTTACACATGCCCAAACTACCGAACAAGCCGCCGACAGAACAGCAATAGCCCAGATACAACGCTATTACAACAATAACAAGCCCGATAGCCTGTACAACTTATTTGACCCTATTATGAAAAGCGCACTGCCGGTTGATAAGGTTAGCGCACTGTTTGACCAAATGAAGGCGCAATTGGGCCCGTTAAAACAAACCACCTTTATGCAATATGCAAACGGTGCTGCGGTGTACAAAGGCGAGTACCAAAACGATGCCTTACTCATCATTTTATCACTAAGTAGTTTAAAGCAGGTTAATGGCTTATATTTTAAACCTAATAAACCCATACCACCCAGTGCTGCACCTAATAAAAGTGCCGATGTTAAACCGGCAAGCGTTGAAACCGTTGATCCATCGGTAACCGAATCGCCTATTGTTTTAAAAACCCTGGCCGGCACCTTGTCGGGCACACTTACCATGCCAAAGGATGCACCAGAGAAATTGCCGCTTGTATTAATCATAGCCGGATCGGGGCCAACGGACAGGAATGGTAACAGTACACAAGGTTTAAACACTAACACCTACAAATACATTGCCGAAGGCCTTGGTAAAGCAGGCATAGCCAGCGTGCGTTATGATAAACGCGGCATTGGTAAAAGTACCTCATCGTCAAAAGAAGCGGATACCAAGTTTACAGATTTTGTAGATGATGCTTCGGCAATGTTATTATCACTTAAAGAGGATAAACGATTTTCGAAGTTTGTTATACTGGGCCATAGCGAGGGTTCGCTCATTGGAATGATAACTGCTTACAGCGAACCTGTGAACGGCATGATATCTGTCGCTGGAGCAGGCAGACCTGCTTATGATGTTTTGATAGAACAAATGAAGGTTAAGCCGCCTGCCGTGCAGGAGGAATTTAAGGGAATTTTAGATAGTTTGAGAAAAGGCAAAACCGTACCCCGTGTTGACCCTGCTTTATACTTTATTGCCCGCCCAAGCATACAAAACTATTTAATGACCTGGATTTCGTACGACCCGGTAAGGGTTATTAAAAAGATAAAAACATCGGTACTTATTTTACAAGGCACAACAGATACTCAGGTTACTGTTGCCGATGCCGAAAAATTAAAGAAGGGAAAATCGGAAGCTACCTTAAAAATAATTGATGGCATGAACCATGTGTTGAAAGCCGCACCTGCCGACCCCGAGAAAAACCAGGCCACTTATAACGACCCCTCATTACCAATAAAACCCGAATTTATGACGGCAGTTATTGATTTTATTAAGGTACTGAAGTAA
- the pth gene encoding aminoacyl-tRNA hydrolase: MKYLVVGLGNIGPEYADTRHNIGFMILDQLAKEENEKFHTMRLAAYTEVKHKGRVLHLIKPTTYMNLSGNALRYWMNELKIPLENVLVLVDDLALPLGTLRLKPKGSAAGHNGLKHIEATLGHNNYARLRFGIGDNFPKGKQINFVLDAFDKDELPELPALIDRSIEMIKSFATAGTELTMTRYNK, encoded by the coding sequence ATGAAATACCTGGTAGTTGGTTTAGGGAACATTGGCCCCGAATATGCTGATACGCGGCATAATATCGGTTTTATGATATTAGATCAGTTGGCTAAGGAGGAGAACGAAAAGTTTCATACCATGCGCCTGGCTGCCTATACCGAGGTTAAACATAAGGGCCGCGTATTACATTTAATTAAGCCCACTACTTATATGAACCTGAGCGGAAACGCTTTAAGGTATTGGATGAACGAGCTTAAAATACCCTTGGAAAATGTGTTGGTACTGGTTGACGACCTTGCCCTGCCGCTTGGCACCCTGCGCCTTAAACCCAAAGGCAGTGCCGCCGGCCATAATGGGCTTAAACATATTGAGGCTACTTTAGGGCATAACAATTATGCGCGCCTGCGCTTTGGCATAGGCGATAACTTCCCCAAAGGCAAGCAAATTAATTTTGTGCTTGATGCCTTTGATAAAGATGAACTGCCGGAGTTACCGGCCCTGATAGACAGATCGATAGAGATGATAAAGAGCTTTGCCACCGCAGGTACCGAACTCACCATGACACGCTACAACAAGTAA
- a CDS encoding DinB family protein gives MENNDKITRQHLTALITQGNAHATLNDALDNLPAKLRGVVPDGLPYSIWQLAEHIRIAQWDILEFTKNQTHQSPKWPDEYWPKEAEPTDAAWDKTIAQIKNNQDEFVALLNDTGNDLYKPLPQGTGQTLLREALLIADHAAYHTAEIIVIRRLLGAWK, from the coding sequence ATGGAAAACAACGATAAAATAACCCGCCAGCATTTAACGGCGCTAATAACCCAGGGCAATGCACACGCCACCCTAAACGATGCGCTTGATAATTTACCCGCCAAACTGCGTGGTGTTGTGCCCGATGGTTTGCCCTATAGTATTTGGCAACTGGCAGAACACATCAGGATAGCGCAATGGGATATTTTGGAGTTTACTAAAAACCAAACACACCAATCGCCAAAATGGCCAGATGAATACTGGCCCAAAGAAGCCGAACCTACAGATGCCGCCTGGGATAAAACCATTGCGCAAATTAAAAACAACCAGGACGAATTTGTTGCCCTGCTAAATGATACCGGCAACGACCTATACAAACCTTTGCCCCAAGGTACCGGACAAACATTGCTGCGCGAAGCCCTGCTTATTGCCGACCACGCTGCATACCATACCGCCGAAATTATTGTAATACGCCGCTTACTTGGCGCCTGGAAATAG
- a CDS encoding Spx/MgsR family RNA polymerase-binding regulatory protein, whose amino-acid sequence MKVYGITNCNTVKKALDWLKQHNVTYEFQDFKKLGVSIDKLEEWDNKAGYEKFLNKQGLTWKQLDPAIKASITTKAAALNLLQQKTSMIKRPVIEDGDFLFFGFDEALYAEQFGKS is encoded by the coding sequence ATGAAAGTATACGGTATAACCAATTGCAATACGGTAAAAAAAGCTTTGGATTGGCTTAAACAGCATAATGTAACTTACGAGTTTCAGGATTTTAAAAAACTGGGCGTTAGCATTGATAAATTAGAGGAGTGGGACAATAAAGCCGGTTACGAAAAGTTTTTGAACAAACAGGGCCTAACCTGGAAACAGCTTGACCCAGCTATAAAAGCAAGTATTACCACCAAAGCGGCAGCTCTTAACCTGTTGCAGCAAAAAACAAGTATGATTAAACGCCCCGTTATTGAAGATGGCGACTTTTTGTTTTTTGGGTTTGACGAAGCATTATACGCGGAGCAGTTTGGCAAAAGCTAA
- a CDS encoding DUF2442 domain-containing protein, with protein MPIFTSRKQKKDIKVTFQNGMLYVDVDGGKQHVFALAWLPKLQNASEQDLADWDLTATGIRWNKLNEEIAITGL; from the coding sequence ATGCCAATATTCACATCGCGCAAGCAAAAAAAAGATATCAAAGTAACATTCCAAAACGGGATGTTGTATGTTGACGTTGATGGCGGCAAGCAGCATGTTTTTGCGCTGGCCTGGCTACCCAAATTGCAAAACGCAAGCGAGCAGGACCTTGCCGATTGGGATTTAACGGCAACCGGAATCCGATGGAATAAATTGAACGAGGAGATTGCCATAACAGGTTTATAA
- a CDS encoding aspartate-semialdehyde dehydrogenase — MKVAVVGATGLVGTKMLQVLAERNFPVTELIPVASAKSVGKEITYKGKQFKIVSMDEAISKKPDIALFSAGGSTSLNDAPRFAEVGTTVVDNSSAWRMDPTKKLVVPEVNADVLTAEDKIIANPNCSTIQMVVALKPLHDAYHIKRIVVSTYQSVTGTGVKAVDQLMNERAGIDGPKAYPYKIDLNVIPQIDVFGDNGYTKEEMKMIKETQKIMGDDSIRVTATTVRIPVMGGHSESVNIEFERDFDVEEVKTLLAKSPGVIVTDDIANLKYPMPLDAHEKDEVFVGRIRRDETQPNTLNCWIVSDNLRKGAATNAVQIAEYLVAKHLIGVPAEA; from the coding sequence ATGAAAGTCGCAGTAGTAGGCGCCACCGGTTTGGTAGGCACTAAAATGTTGCAGGTTCTGGCAGAACGCAACTTCCCGGTTACAGAATTGATACCAGTAGCTTCGGCAAAAAGCGTTGGTAAAGAAATTACCTATAAGGGTAAGCAGTTCAAAATTGTATCTATGGATGAGGCGATTAGCAAGAAGCCAGACATTGCCCTATTTTCGGCAGGTGGAAGTACCTCGTTAAACGATGCGCCGCGTTTTGCCGAAGTTGGTACCACTGTGGTGGATAACTCATCGGCCTGGCGCATGGATCCTACCAAAAAACTGGTAGTGCCCGAGGTTAACGCCGATGTATTAACTGCCGAAGATAAAATTATTGCTAACCCCAATTGCTCAACCATACAAATGGTAGTGGCCTTAAAACCACTGCACGATGCTTATCATATTAAACGTATTGTGGTATCAACCTACCAATCGGTAACGGGCACGGGCGTTAAAGCGGTTGACCAGTTGATGAACGAGCGTGCAGGTATTGATGGCCCTAAAGCTTATCCTTATAAAATTGATTTGAACGTTATACCGCAAATTGATGTTTTTGGCGACAACGGTTATACTAAAGAGGAGATGAAGATGATTAAAGAAACCCAAAAGATTATGGGCGACGATAGCATCCGTGTAACGGCTACAACCGTGCGTATCCCGGTAATGGGCGGGCATTCCGAATCGGTTAATATTGAGTTTGAGCGCGATTTTGATGTGGAAGAGGTAAAGACGCTATTGGCAAAAAGCCCGGGCGTTATTGTTACCGACGATATTGCCAACCTAAAATACCCAATGCCGCTTGACGCGCACGAAAAAGACGAAGTTTTTGTAGGCCGCATCCGCCGCGACGAAACCCAGCCTAACACCTTAAATTGCTGGATAGTAAGCGATAACCTGCGTAAAGGTGCCGCTACCAACGCCGTGCAAATTGCCGAGTACCTGGTTGCGAAGCATTTAATTGGCGTACCTGCTGAAGCGTAG
- a CDS encoding NAD-dependent epimerase/dehydratase family protein gives MNEKILVIGANGQIGTELVTALRGIYGAEQVIACDINNPIYAIRNNGPFEYANVMDKENLHQIFNKHQPTQVYLLAAMLSATGEQKPKLAWDLNMTGLLNILDYAVEFKVAKVFWPSSIAVFGPHSPQYNTPQYCVMDPNTVYGFSKLAGERWCEYYHTKYGVDVRSIRYPGLIGWKASPGGGTTDYAVHIFHEAIKNGSYQSFLSEDTALPMMYMDDAIRATLQLMEAPAHKLSTRAGYNLGGISFTPTMLAQEIKKHIPGFTISYAGNDPRQAIADSWPKSIDDSVAQADWDWKIEFDLAKMTEDMLTNLKKVYS, from the coding sequence ATGAACGAAAAGATTTTGGTGATTGGCGCAAACGGCCAAATAGGTACCGAATTGGTTACCGCCTTACGCGGAATTTACGGTGCAGAACAGGTTATAGCCTGCGATATTAACAACCCCATATACGCTATCCGTAATAACGGCCCCTTTGAGTACGCCAACGTAATGGATAAAGAAAATCTGCATCAGATATTCAACAAACACCAGCCTACACAGGTGTACCTGCTGGCCGCCATGCTATCGGCCACTGGCGAGCAAAAGCCCAAATTAGCCTGGGATTTAAACATGACCGGCTTATTAAACATATTAGATTATGCCGTTGAGTTTAAAGTAGCCAAGGTTTTTTGGCCAAGTTCCATAGCGGTGTTCGGGCCGCACTCCCCGCAATATAATACGCCCCAATATTGCGTAATGGACCCTAATACCGTTTACGGCTTTAGCAAGCTGGCTGGCGAGCGCTGGTGCGAGTATTACCACACTAAATACGGCGTTGATGTGCGCAGCATACGCTACCCGGGTTTAATAGGGTGGAAGGCATCACCCGGTGGAGGCACAACAGATTATGCCGTTCATATTTTTCACGAAGCCATTAAAAACGGGAGCTATCAAAGTTTCCTTTCCGAAGATACCGCATTACCCATGATGTATATGGACGATGCCATCCGCGCCACCCTGCAACTCATGGAAGCACCTGCCCACAAACTAAGCACCCGTGCAGGTTATAACCTTGGCGGGATAAGCTTTACACCAACAATGTTAGCCCAAGAAATTAAAAAGCACATACCCGGTTTCACCATAAGTTATGCCGGTAATGATCCCCGGCAGGCCATTGCCGATAGCTGGCCAAAATCAATAGACGACAGTGTTGCCCAAGCCGACTGGGATTGGAAAATTGAGTTCGACCTAGCCAAAATGACCGAAGACATGTTAACCAATTTAAAAAAAGTATATAGTTGA
- a CDS encoding type II toxin-antitoxin system HicB family antitoxin, producing MNELFFLVEEAIEGGYTARALGEAIFTEGETMDELKANIREAVHCHYDEDAIIPKVIRLHLVKEEIITM from the coding sequence ATGAATGAACTTTTCTTTTTAGTTGAAGAAGCTATAGAGGGCGGTTACACAGCAAGAGCTTTGGGCGAAGCCATTTTTACCGAGGGTGAGACTATGGACGAACTGAAAGCTAATATAAGGGAAGCTGTACACTGCCATTATGATGAAGATGCCATAATACCTAAGGTAATTCGTTTGCATTTAGTAAAAGAAGAAATCATCACCATGTAA
- a CDS encoding type II toxin-antitoxin system HicA family toxin, translating to MVAKLSRNISGKDLVKLLSRHGYEVVRQNGSHIRITLKNKKGSHHITIPNHDPMKIGTLSAILNEVSSYLGIAKDDLL from the coding sequence ATGGTTGCCAAATTATCCAGGAATATTTCGGGGAAAGATTTAGTTAAACTTTTATCCCGGCACGGTTACGAAGTAGTGCGGCAAAATGGTAGTCATATTCGTATTACGTTAAAAAATAAAAAAGGTAGTCACCATATTACAATCCCAAATCACGACCCGATGAAAATAGGTACACTATCTGCAATATTAAACGAAGTTTCATCCTATTTGGGGATAGCTAAAGATGATTTATTGTAG